In Neokomagataea tanensis, one genomic interval encodes:
- a CDS encoding SelT/SelW/SelH family protein produces the protein MTTQKPRIALKYCTQCNWLLRSAWMAQELLSTFGETLEEVALIPGTGGIFEIRVNDVLVWERKKDGGFPGPKELKQRVRDVIAPERDLGHTDR, from the coding sequence ATGACGACACAAAAACCGCGGATCGCATTAAAATATTGCACGCAATGTAATTGGCTACTTCGCTCTGCATGGATGGCTCAAGAGCTCCTCTCAACGTTTGGGGAAACCCTCGAAGAAGTCGCCCTTATTCCCGGAACAGGCGGTATATTTGAAATCCGCGTCAATGATGTTCTTGTCTGGGAACGCAAGAAAGATGGCGGCTTTCCTGGCCCCAAAGAATTAAAACAACGCGTGCGGGACGTGATCGCGCCGGAGCGCGACCTCGGCCACACAGATCGTTAA
- a CDS encoding glycosyltransferase family protein, translating to MVSSTVIVNSPGFTRGGFLPGNPGWIDGCAGVFVEALGRLVSRDWLHGIIPWWNPYSGVGMPLAGEYQPAAFFLPFVLYLALPNGLLLMKCTLQIIAGLATYSLLKKIKIDPRVALVGGLLYAFNGTYAWASDGPSEPLAFLPLALYGVECAREGRWGWLAVGLSYLMLAGFPETAYLLGLLVLSWAILRFFQVHEHKARYVKNIIVAGAVAGLIASPQLLSFATYLPYADIGSHAGLNDGALPPEAWSMLFFPYINGTFFYASQFDAWYSLGGFLGVILPFCALLSLGGRKDARLRWLLFGVAILFIGKQGNLAPFVWIVDHVPEAAHTVFYRLCEPVIEASLIFLTCFALDDIFNGYWKKNKYVLILLSIFTTLLGVIIYLDIPMIKNIYPNSYGPISSIQYSVGSIVLGLVSLSILSVLYLKKVSPKAIAFYIVFVSVVLFAFPLLSARVQRPLDTAFLQTLRDETKDFQRFATLGPVEPNYGAYFGIPSINFNAIPTPQNWIHRLRKDFGNGLDPVTFDGLFPQDSSGGPFLQHAALFRPQVFEAFAVSALVTQHDGLMVAPYVTEGRSGDGRALTPEKPSIVFDIRRWKRLSAQKIALQLGTYFHQSNGVLELSFCSAVACADGRLELKNANDNAFTTLNLDKPIPDQAERLSISLSGATQGVMLWGSAQKGEFWPSLKVEPVEAEKELVLVKRGEIGDIYRFRNPAPYFAVDPACNAQFKTRETLVVSCSKPAQLVRHELMMPGWSVTVNGRGQAIENYDGIFQKILLSEGRNAVTFHFEPPFAKFSFLLSFCGLVAVFLAFWRHNKPRKAGMDPL from the coding sequence ATGGTCTCCTCTACGGTTATTGTTAACTCCCCGGGTTTTACGCGAGGAGGTTTCCTACCCGGTAATCCGGGCTGGATAGATGGTTGCGCTGGAGTTTTTGTTGAAGCGTTAGGCCGCTTGGTCTCGCGGGATTGGTTGCACGGGATAATCCCATGGTGGAATCCGTATAGCGGTGTTGGAATGCCCCTTGCGGGTGAGTACCAGCCGGCAGCATTTTTCTTGCCATTTGTGCTATATTTGGCTTTGCCCAACGGGCTACTTCTCATGAAGTGCACCCTGCAGATTATTGCGGGGCTAGCGACGTATTCACTGTTAAAAAAAATCAAAATCGACCCAAGGGTCGCCTTGGTTGGCGGGCTTTTATACGCATTTAACGGTACATATGCGTGGGCATCTGACGGCCCTTCCGAGCCTTTAGCGTTTTTGCCCCTAGCGCTTTATGGCGTGGAATGTGCTCGAGAAGGGCGTTGGGGTTGGCTGGCTGTTGGCCTGAGCTATTTAATGCTCGCGGGCTTTCCGGAGACAGCTTATTTATTGGGTTTATTGGTATTGAGTTGGGCCATATTGCGCTTCTTTCAGGTGCATGAACATAAGGCACGATACGTTAAAAATATTATTGTAGCAGGGGCAGTCGCGGGGTTGATTGCGTCTCCGCAGTTATTATCGTTTGCGACGTATTTGCCTTATGCTGACATTGGTTCACATGCTGGGTTAAACGATGGAGCCTTGCCACCAGAAGCATGGTCCATGCTCTTTTTTCCCTATATTAACGGAACATTCTTTTACGCCTCCCAGTTTGACGCGTGGTATTCTCTCGGTGGTTTTTTGGGCGTTATTCTACCATTTTGCGCCTTGCTGAGCTTGGGCGGCAGAAAAGATGCACGGTTGCGTTGGCTGCTCTTTGGCGTTGCGATCCTCTTCATCGGAAAGCAGGGGAATTTAGCGCCTTTTGTATGGATTGTGGACCATGTGCCAGAGGCTGCTCACACGGTTTTTTACCGCTTATGCGAGCCGGTCATAGAGGCAAGCCTCATATTTTTAACATGCTTCGCGTTAGACGATATATTCAATGGATATTGGAAAAAAAATAAGTACGTCTTAATTTTATTATCAATTTTCACAACATTGTTAGGGGTTATTATCTATCTGGATATCCCTATGATAAAAAATATTTATCCAAATTCTTATGGTCCTATATCCTCGATACAGTATTCAGTCGGTTCTATAGTTTTGGGATTGGTGTCTTTATCAATATTGTCTGTTCTTTACCTCAAGAAAGTGTCACCGAAGGCCATTGCCTTTTATATCGTGTTCGTCAGTGTCGTTTTGTTTGCATTTCCGCTCCTAAGCGCGCGTGTGCAACGTCCGTTAGACACAGCATTTTTGCAAACATTAAGAGATGAAACGAAAGACTTTCAACGCTTTGCTACTCTCGGTCCTGTTGAGCCGAATTATGGGGCGTATTTTGGCATTCCCTCAATAAACTTTAACGCCATACCAACCCCACAAAATTGGATACATCGACTAAGAAAAGATTTCGGGAACGGATTGGACCCCGTGACTTTTGATGGTCTTTTTCCGCAAGACAGCAGCGGTGGTCCGTTCTTGCAGCATGCAGCCCTGTTTCGGCCGCAGGTTTTTGAAGCATTTGCCGTATCTGCATTGGTTACGCAGCATGATGGTTTGATGGTTGCTCCGTATGTGACCGAAGGTAGATCGGGGGATGGGCGTGCTCTCACGCCGGAAAAGCCATCTATTGTCTTTGACATAAGGCGTTGGAAAAGGCTGTCAGCACAAAAAATTGCGCTGCAACTAGGAACATATTTTCATCAGTCAAACGGGGTTTTGGAGCTTTCGTTTTGTTCAGCTGTTGCGTGCGCGGATGGTCGTTTGGAATTGAAAAACGCGAATGACAATGCGTTTACGACACTGAATTTGGATAAACCAATTCCAGATCAAGCAGAACGACTGTCCATCTCTCTCAGCGGAGCCACGCAGGGAGTAATGTTGTGGGGGAGCGCACAGAAAGGCGAGTTCTGGCCATCGCTTAAGGTGGAGCCAGTCGAAGCGGAGAAAGAATTGGTGCTCGTTAAAAGAGGAGAGATTGGGGACATATACCGCTTTCGGAACCCAGCGCCGTATTTTGCTGTGGATCCTGCTTGTAACGCACAGTTCAAAACACGCGAAACGCTTGTCGTATCGTGCTCTAAACCAGCCCAGCTTGTAAGGCATGAGTTGATGATGCCGGGTTGGAGTGTGACGGTGAATGGAAGAGGCCAAGCGATTGAAAATTACGATGGTATCTTTCAAAAAATTCTCCTCTCAGAGGGGAGAAATGCCGTTACTTTCCATTTTGAGCCACCTTTCGCAAAATTTTCATTTTTACTCAGTTTTTGCGGTTTAGTTGCGGTGTTCCTCGCTTTTTGGCGACACAATAAGCCTAGGAAAGCTGGGATGGATCCACTCTAG
- a CDS encoding DUF4198 domain-containing protein codes for MRLISRLSLILFFLFVGAPPLLASSAFVVLERLGKPTIVMTEVSSDEAYNPSVLTRLSAYTPHGIPIALLHHEDTQHITLDKQPNAAAIIVQANFGFHARLPKDDHWTWQRKTLLKGATIGLQAIKESVNLYISSPLNLKAHGLHVEIIPLVDPLNLHRGDRLPLQVLLEGKPLPNVRVNENFLNSLSEVTKPTDNEGRTSAYIHADQVNVLQITYEQPLQHDPDADFIRYNSALTFHAAQ; via the coding sequence ATGCGGCTTATATCCCGTTTGTCTCTTATACTTTTCTTCTTGTTCGTGGGGGCACCGCCCCTTCTTGCCAGCAGCGCTTTTGTCGTGTTGGAGCGCCTGGGCAAACCAACTATTGTTATGACCGAAGTCTCATCCGACGAGGCTTATAATCCATCTGTCCTCACCCGTTTGTCGGCCTATACGCCTCATGGAATACCTATCGCGCTTTTGCACCACGAGGACACTCAACACATAACGCTCGACAAACAGCCGAATGCAGCCGCCATAATAGTACAGGCGAATTTCGGCTTTCACGCCCGCCTCCCCAAAGACGACCACTGGACTTGGCAACGCAAAACTCTTCTGAAAGGCGCGACCATAGGGTTGCAGGCGATTAAGGAAAGCGTGAATTTATACATCTCATCACCGCTTAACCTCAAAGCGCACGGCCTCCACGTCGAGATCATACCGCTGGTGGACCCGTTAAACCTTCATCGTGGAGATCGTTTGCCTCTCCAAGTTCTTCTTGAGGGGAAACCGCTTCCCAATGTCCGCGTAAACGAAAACTTCCTCAACTCACTCAGCGAAGTGACCAAGCCTACGGATAATGAAGGCAGAACCTCTGCATATATCCATGCTGACCAAGTCAATGTTTTACAAATTACTTACGAGCAACCGCTACAACACGACCCGGATGCCGATTTCATACGCTATAACAGCGCACTCACTTTTCATGCAGCTCAGTAA
- a CDS encoding WD40 repeat domain-containing protein, translated as MSDELIVQRGAERRFESPIVQVAAARDGESFAALTADGELILIPHNALRNAEAWTVLQPHEGGLCLAPDSVPNAYLSGGEDGRLVRTTTDGTMEILHEGRRWIECVASTPTHLVFSSGKKMELRKAEGTETLKTLEHPSTVTGIVFDAKGKRLAASHYNGVSMWFVQAKVDTVRPLEWKGSHIGLAIHPSGEALVTSMQENDLHGWRLADGHNMRMSGYPKQVRSMSFTRNGRWLATAGADAVVLWPFFGGGPMGKAPTELARLPGLFVSAVAANPKENIVAAGYEDGTVVLAELSDQGASDGRVLPLCAGQVTARGTVTSLAFTPQGGAIIFGTEDGVLGTVDLSSAS; from the coding sequence ATGAGCGACGAGTTAATTGTCCAGCGCGGAGCCGAGCGCCGCTTCGAAAGCCCGATTGTTCAAGTGGCGGCAGCGCGTGACGGCGAGAGCTTTGCCGCATTGACGGCGGATGGGGAGTTGATTCTCATCCCTCATAATGCCCTTCGAAACGCCGAAGCATGGACTGTGCTACAGCCACATGAAGGTGGCCTGTGCTTGGCGCCTGACAGTGTACCGAATGCCTATTTATCCGGTGGTGAGGATGGAAGATTAGTCCGCACCACGACGGACGGCACGATGGAAATTCTCCACGAAGGTCGCCGTTGGATAGAGTGTGTTGCTTCAACCCCGACGCATTTAGTATTTTCATCTGGTAAAAAGATGGAGTTACGTAAAGCAGAGGGTACTGAGACGTTAAAAACGTTGGAGCATCCCTCGACCGTTACGGGTATCGTATTTGATGCAAAAGGCAAACGGCTCGCAGCGTCGCACTATAACGGCGTGTCCATGTGGTTTGTGCAGGCTAAGGTCGACACTGTGCGTCCTCTCGAGTGGAAAGGCAGCCATATCGGCTTAGCAATTCATCCCTCAGGAGAGGCCTTGGTTACGTCCATGCAGGAAAATGATCTGCATGGCTGGCGCTTGGCTGACGGCCATAACATGCGGATGAGTGGTTACCCTAAGCAGGTACGTTCCATGAGCTTTACGCGTAACGGGCGCTGGCTCGCGACAGCGGGGGCAGATGCTGTTGTTCTGTGGCCTTTCTTTGGGGGAGGGCCTATGGGGAAGGCACCCACCGAACTAGCTCGCCTTCCCGGCTTGTTTGTCTCTGCTGTGGCGGCAAACCCAAAAGAAAATATTGTTGCAGCGGGCTATGAAGATGGCACGGTTGTGCTGGCGGAGTTGTCCGACCAAGGTGCGAGCGATGGGCGTGTTCTACCGTTATGCGCTGGGCAGGTTACGGCACGCGGCACCGTGACAAGTCTTGCATTTACTCCACAAGGTGGTGCCATTATTTTTGGTACAGAGGATGGTGTGCTCGGCACGGTTGATTTGTCGTCCGCCTCGTAA
- a CDS encoding acid phosphatase — protein sequence MRMRSVVMSGVAAVLLAGSVSAGAAFAAPQPLPDSAAPDARIVLPPPPVPGSAAQQDDDRVFHATRALKGTPRWDLAVRDADLEPAHLVADFSCAVGHTLDLTKAPHLQTVLARLEPATIHRTSEVKDFWHRTRPFVGTSLPICTPFKGLGLHSSYPSGHTTAGFGMALLLAHLMPEHATAILQRGRVFGESRVVCGVHWKSDVQAGYLNASTEMDTLLADPAIQDDLAAAKQELEAQLATPNGAPDAGECKVEADAAAHSVLSAQ from the coding sequence ATGCGTATGCGTTCTGTTGTCATGAGCGGTGTTGCCGCAGTTTTGCTTGCAGGTTCTGTTTCTGCTGGTGCGGCTTTTGCGGCACCACAACCTTTGCCCGATAGTGCAGCGCCTGATGCGCGTATTGTTTTGCCCCCTCCGCCTGTGCCAGGTAGTGCTGCACAACAAGACGATGACCGTGTTTTTCACGCGACCCGAGCATTGAAGGGCACCCCGCGCTGGGATTTGGCTGTGCGTGATGCGGACCTTGAGCCCGCGCACCTCGTGGCGGATTTTTCATGCGCTGTAGGACATACACTAGACCTTACCAAAGCACCGCACTTGCAGACGGTTTTGGCGCGTCTTGAGCCTGCGACGATTCACCGTACGTCCGAAGTGAAGGACTTTTGGCACCGTACACGGCCATTCGTCGGTACCTCTTTGCCAATTTGCACGCCATTTAAAGGGTTAGGGCTGCATTCCTCTTACCCTTCAGGGCACACAACGGCTGGTTTCGGCATGGCATTGCTGCTGGCGCATCTGATGCCAGAGCATGCAACCGCAATTTTGCAGCGTGGCCGCGTATTTGGTGAGAGCCGGGTAGTTTGCGGTGTGCATTGGAAGTCGGACGTACAGGCAGGCTACCTGAATGCATCGACCGAAATGGATACGCTTTTGGCAGACCCCGCGATCCAAGATGATCTAGCGGCTGCGAAGCAGGAGTTGGAAGCGCAGTTGGCAACTCCTAATGGTGCGCCTGACGCAGGTGAGTGCAAGGTAGAGGCTGATGCCGCCGCGCATTCTGTTCTCTCTGCGCAGTAA